From one Branchiostoma floridae strain S238N-H82 chromosome 3, Bfl_VNyyK, whole genome shotgun sequence genomic stretch:
- the LOC118410759 gene encoding uncharacterized protein LOC118410759 yields MEGKSPKPGKKVLLKSHSMPESKFAAKIAEMRSEDTEGGSEAGGDGVATGDEPSTAEDDTSENVDKFSVSFETYMEEMSRTHQRMSRLSKRKAKSGRSKTVSSAQQQSYALGHLEQLIKIMEQIAVIKEQNGKLKKRISFLEDMNRMYKMRSEVLALTCQCGARRPKPSVKKINIQTKPQSSNVSKSKQSEPQTSSNTDENKLLAREEKRASREDGPTRRKLGYIRNAKKRERSKSVGVVLDREAFRELRLGEMGMKGLKERWDKLKGAVQNRRSVFVPDKNSDKGESESEHEKQLESRRRVSRPEKTRQHESPSGEVSDTKSVDSGCAHLSDDASAHGTAERHRQLLSVNNTSVTVHTDPLRKKKFELNKPASSVQVPQAGKHSEPGEKTVSPPERRRKLGRVSLPLPDASAKVLEASAMSSGGQDCPEGEDARHRKTSPWGKVRSALLQRKESIKRRQRKESADGGSAPDTPKDGRSRSVFVRRRDLKVRQARSRSMYNPGDRWHSETPSPGKFRKTYSKDDIELDGKKNETSPVILQQETTSAKGNISKNKSGSQNGDQPKTEEVVQKSVENKENGATSKEAQDSAKAPPEKDSLSPGMSEEFSRKMQQWEERWQKPEIADIRDASSAIPPSEQAEDSSTVAQTADTPPPNLHLTPDNVTEDVTTQQEKSEAEVEATPGDSSTSTSATTTPSSTPHGSIRDYMMNLEDMKKSFGSSYAKKLQDWERKRLTNVSPAASPELVRKQKKERTKEEKERAKLEKERLKFEKEKMKIEKEREKEKQRIEREKEKELLKMERELQKFGREKERTRFERLFRSEKTTKWQFIHPRHQSATNTSNLPDVSLGLTSRGESSSDTTASSPEISQLRRGSDDSTGKSSPKIHWRRLRDAVLRREYKSKKMSPGLLGLELCQPIPLDLTSVYNTPGSPQLGQRTHSFSDDDQSVDVHERLSRALQHNMELCMELRRKNQQLEVARHDMESLHGRLKIMREEHSTQLEHYRKALENSNLGGTISGPTLNESCLQSAITDLKIHLEQLELYTERLQTEKGVLEASMLQNEAQYQQATAMLQEEIQSLRLQNFSLASDKIKQGGAVASDILLQLKGAEDLEKVHEFVLELQTKLDQMQLALLHRDRVISQMEWRLVQREAAMAILRAERDRQNVELSFLRKAHRAGQIKRCNSYGGLEFPLSVENIKPSTSPPCHASASLEGNYTSKNKSTQTYDSLDGGNVFGSEKSHSTLGSLGGGSDSSCEKGYFSSTSTPSPDFTRGFHLSPIGQDTVYSADETATSTLDTTYTTSTMDTTYTTSTLESTYTTSTLESTCTSSTTTLTADSTMERHAVMPDEQLELQPSTIVGGNISSSHVQDTSLLSEILAAIPSKEKSSVSEYTSTSAGLATAHTDDKDTTELVLDFKDDTQDAGEKLESATCETTSAAQDSLLSAIKLIEETQEMLSIDPEHSTVTTGPRSPPVVTVETKFSTFTRTSPSSEGNIATKHSEADSTLQDNLNVKLQMDKGAPSGVEDEQEVLHDKKAHEMCPVVLDTEAGGDGSDSQDSDLATDFSHLSSKHFLGPQGLSQNDKQEEDGDSPVLDSSETAQEESEKQHYPDTGVSGSSLEGRKTSSDELSSSGEHSVGTVVERNLHISEDSDNGDTTGHPDNTTPSPDSTAQSTDSQKESSDDPGTTAADAESVEKTTDVCSKLDAKSQNTSPKEKGKSLGTPPSGSVKPYNTVVMKPEFPKFNSPTFKVTPVVLHSEPKPVTEQTLSPTNEPPPPASVSSPKELTGTAESQSSVGEDKDPTFEEIIQEFTEYNMAMMEEKKEEIKEKEQKDSVESSSESVRHDMEQDTAQKKMASEKLAEVEAVSPETTSRGKEEVKMEVKVTDDSKGSVAPSVPFIRVYVRDNPEADQVKAPFGPAFVPKADNGKGNGKRKAEKSVARSEVQGEQTRKMNTREPKRKVGQSGSNKIRLLQRQLSESAVLSGAQSDSAIDYEWKNRRGTSLKEKKLANQGQVKNLSMAFSSGNLIQEKRKGQTKSSVVRHTEKVSENIRLFQTKNDPSTGSRQRKVEFAPLVEFSHIRSISESEQCISQHNGENRDHEKDRSSTFPRREVSVKATNKKLSRVIPEERSSESSIDSMDSSNSNPRRNGLKGTRGLRKGLSASKEHLANIASALSGIAQQTILSSTKKKNAGTEAAKADGNNSVAEADLQRRLNPRAKRTVQEVSQTVARQHASHSPQLGRRFDSSTGPPASSIEQARCIAEGKVDVVPLSSKEDDKKLHGNNIVRVSKC; encoded by the exons ATGGAGGGGAAAAGCCCCAAACCCGGGAAGAAGGTGCTATTGAAAAGCCACAGTATGCCGGAGTCGAAGTTTGCAGCCAAGATTGCGGAGATGAGATCAGAGGATACGGAGGGAGGGTCCGAAGCCGGGGGTGACGGGGTAGCGACAGGCGACGAACCATCAACAGCAGAGGATGACACTTCAGAGAATGTTGACAAGTTTTCGGTCTCGTTTGAGACGTATATGGAGGAAATGTCACGAACACACCAGCGGATGTCAAGACTTAGCAAAAGGAAAGCAAAGTCAGGAAGGTCGAAAACTGTCAGCTCAGCTCAACAGCAGAGTTACGCCTTGGGTCACCTAGAACAGCTTATCAAGATTATGGAGCAGATTGCAGTTATCAAAGAGCAGAATGGTAAGCTGAAGAAAAGGATTTCCTTCCTTGAGGACATGAACCGAATGTATAAAATGAGGAGTGAGGTTCTGGCTCTGACCTGTCAATGTGGGGCCCGGAGGCCTAAACCATctgtaaagaaaataaacattcaGACTAAGCCACAGAGCTCCAACGTTTCCAAGTCCAAACAGTCTGAGCCTCAGACGTCCTCCAACACAGATGAGAATAAACTGTTAGCAAGAGAAGAGAAGAGGGCCAGCAGAGAAGATGGGCCGACCAGGCGGAAGTTGGGTTATATCAGAAACGCCAAGAAGCGGGAGAGGAGCAAGTCTGTTGGTGTTGTGTTAGATAGGGAGGCATTTCGTGAGCTACGGTTGGGGGAAATGGGAATGAAGGGCCTGAAAGAGCGATGGGACAAGCTAAAGGGAGCTGTCCAAAACAGGAGGTCTGTTTTTGTACCAGACAAGAACAGTGACAAAGGTGAGAGCGAGAGTGAGCATGAAAAGCAGTTAGAAAGTAGACGAAGGGTCTCCAGGCCAGAAAAGACTAGACAGCACGAGAGTCCATCCGGAGAGGTTTCCGATACAAAGTCTGTGGACAGTGGATGTGCACATCTGTCTGATGATGCATCTGCACATGGCACTGCAGAACGGCATAGACAACTACTGTCTGTCAACAACACCTCGGTGACGGTACACACGGATCCTCTGCGGAAGAAGAAGTTTGAGTTGAACAAGCCTGCCAGTTCGGTGCAGGTGCCACAGGCAGGAAAGCACTCCGAACCTGGTGAGAAGACGGTTTCTCCTCCAGAAAGGAGACGTAAACTTGGTCGAGTGTCCCTGCCTCTGCCTGATGCAAGTGCCAAAGTCTTAGAAGCATCAGCCATGTCTTCTGGGGGCCAAGACTGTCCTGAAGGTGAGGATGCCAGACATAGGAAGACTTCCCCGTGGGGTAAGGTGCGAAGTGCGCTGCTTCAGAGAAAGGAGAGCATCAAGAGACGGCAACGAAAGGAGAGTGCCGATGGAGGGAGTGCCCCTGACACCCCCAAAGATGGAAGGTCACGGTCTGTGTTTGTCAGGCGGAGGGACTTAAAAGTACGCCAGGCAAGGTCTCGTTCGATGTACAACCCTGGAGACCGATGGCACAGCGAGACTCCTAGTCCGGGAAAATTCAGAAAAACCTACTCTAAAGATGATATTGAACTTGACGGgaagaaaaatgaaacttcacctGTTATTTTACAACAGGAGACAACTTCGGCAAAGGGCAATATTAGCAAAAACAAGAGTGGTTCTCAAAATGGAGACCAGCCCAAAACTGAGGAGGTGGTGCAGAAATCAGTAGAAAACAAGGAAAATGGTGCAACATCTAAGGAAGCCCAGGACTCTGCAAAAGCACCACCAGAAAAAGACAGCTTGAGTCCAGGGATGTCAGAGGAGTTCAGCAGGAAGATGCAACAGTGGGAAGAAAGGTGGCAGAAACCAGAGATAGCAGATATAAGAG ATGCAAGCAGCGCCATTCCACCATCGGAGCAGGCCGAGGATAGCAGCACCGTAGCCCAGACTGCAGACACGCCGCCACCCAACCTTCACCTCACGCCTGATAATGTCACCGAGGATGTAACAACTCAGCAGGAAAAATCTGAGGCAGAAG TAGAAGCCACCCCAGGAGATAGCAGCACATCCACGTCTGCCACCACCACCCCCAGCAGCACCCCTCACGGCTCCATCAGGGACTACATGATGAACCTGGAGGACATGAAGAAGAGCTTCGGTAGTTCTTATGCCAAAAAGCTGCAAGACTGGGAGAGGAAGAG GCTGACGAACGTGTCCCCGGCAGCAAGTCCAGAGTTGGTCAGGAaacagaagaaggaaagaacAAAAGAAGAGAAGGAAAGAGCCAAGCTGGAAAAGGAGAGGCTGAAATTTGAGAAAGAAAAGATGAAGAttgagaaggagagagagaaggagaagCAGAGGATTGAACgagagaaagaaaaggaattACTGAAAATGGAAAGAGAACTGCAGAAATTTGGAAGAGAGAAGGAGAGGACAAGGTTTGAGAGACTGTTTCGTTCTGAGAAGACGACCAAGTGGCAGTTTATTCACCCGCGGCACCAGAGTGCTACAAACACTTCCAACCTCCCAGATGTTTCCCTTGGCTTAACCTCCAGAGGGGAGAGTTCATCTGATACAACAGCCAGCAGTCCTGAAATATCACAACTAAGAAGAGGGAGTGATGACAGCACTGGGAAAAGCTCACCTAAGATCCATTGGAGGCGGCTTAGAGATGCAGTTTTGCGTAGGGAATATAAGTCGAAAAAGATGTCACCTGGTTTGCTGGGACTGGAGTTATGCCAGCCAATACCATTGGATCTTACATCTGTGTACAATACTCCAGGTTCACCTCAACTTGGTCAAAGGACCCATAG TTTCAGTGATGATGACCAGAGTGTGGATGTCCACGAGAGGCTGTCCCGAGCCCTGCAGCACAACATGGAGCTGTGCATGGAGCTGCGCAGGAAGAACCAGCAGCTGGAGGTCGCGAGGCACGACATGGAGAGTCTCCACGGCCGACTGAAGATCATGAGAGAGGAACACAGCACACAGCTGG aaCACTACAGGAAGGCCCTAGAGAACAGTAACCTGGGAGGGACCATCTCAGGACCAACCCTGAATGAGTCCTGTCTACAGTCAGCCATAACCGACCTCAAGATCCACCTAGAACAGCTGGAGCTGTACACAGAGAGGCTACAGACAGAGAAGGGGGTGCTAGAG GCCAGCATGCTGCAGAATGAGGCCCAGTACCAGCAGGCCACAGCCATGCTGCAGGAGGAGATCCAGAGCCTGCGGCTGCAGAACTTCAGCCTGGCCTCCGACAAAATCAAGCAAG gTGGAGCTGTGGCTTCAGACATCCTGCTGCAGCTGAAGGGTGCGGAGGATCTGGAGAAGGTGCATGAGTTTGTTCTGGAGCTGCAGACCAAG CTGGACCAGATGCAGCTGGCCCTGCTCCACCGGGACAGGGTCATCAGTCAGATGGAGTGGCGGCTGGTGCAGCGCGAGGCGGCCATGGCCATCCTGCGGGCGGAGAGGGACCGGCAGAACGTGGAGCTCAGCTTCCTGAGGAAGGCACACCGCGCTGGGCAGATCAAAAGGTGTAACAGCTACGGCGGACTGGAGTTCCCTCTCAGT GTTGAGAATATAAAGCCCTCAACATCACCACCATGTCACGCCAGCGCCAGTTTGGAGGGTAATTATACTTCCAAAAATAAGAGCACTCAGACTTATGATAGCCTGGACGGAGGGAATGTGTTTGGCTCTGAGAAGAGCCACTCCACTCTGGGTAGTCTTGGAGGAGGGAGTGACTCCAGTTGTGAGAAGGGCTACTTCAGTTCAACTTCTACTCCCAGCCCTGACTTCACTAGAGGTTTCCACCTTTCACCCATAG GTCAAGACACTGTGTACTCGGCCGATGAGACAGCCACCAGCACCCTGGACACTACTTACACCACCAGCACCATGGACACCACCTACACCACTAGCACCCTGGAATCAACCTACACCACCAGTACCTTGGAATCAACCTGCACATCCAGCACAACAACTCTCACTGCAGACAGCACTATGGAAAGACATGCAGTG ATGCCTGATGAACAATTGGAACTACAGCCTTCAACAATAGTAGGAGGCAATATATCGTCATCACATGTACAAGACACAAGTCTGCTGTCCGAAATCCTGGCAGCTATTCCCTCAAAGGAGAAGTCTTCAGTCTCCGAATATACATCAACGTCGGCTGGATTAGCAACAGCTCACACTGATGATAAGGATACAACAGAATTAGTCTTGGATTTTAAAGATGACACTCAGGATGCTGGTGAGAAATTGGAATCAGCTACATGTGAAACCACATCAGCAGCACAAGACAGTCTTCTGTCTGCCATTAAGCTCATTGAGGAAACACAGGAGATGTTGTCCATCGACCCAGAACACAGTACAGTGACCACAGGACCTCGCTCTCCACCGGTAGTTACAGTGGAAACAAAGTTCAGCACCTTCACACGCACCAGTCCCTCTAGTGAAGGGAACATCGCTACCAAACACTCAGAAGCTGACTCCACTTTGCAAGACAACCTCAATGTAAAGCTTCAAATGGACAAGGGAGCACCAAGTGGGGTAGAAGATGAACAAGAAGTGTTGCATGACAAAAAAGCACATGAAATGTGCCCTGTAGTTTTGGATACAGAAGCAGGTGGGGACGGAAGTGACTCACAGGATTCAGACCTTGCCACGGATTTCTCCCACCTCTCCTCCAAGCACTTTCTTGGACCTCAGGGACTGAGTCAAAATGACAAACAAGAGGAGGATGGTGACAGTCCTGTCCTGGATTCATCAGAAACAGCACAGGAGGAATCAGAGAAACAACATTATCCTGATACTGGAGTATCTGGTAGTTCATTAGAAGGAAGGAAAACATCTTCTGATGAGTTAAGTTCCTCAGGGGAACACTCGGTAGGCACCGTTGTAGAACGGAATCTTCACATCTCCGAAGATTCTGACAATGGTGATACCACAGGACACCCTGACAACACAACGCCATCGCCTGATAGTACGGCTCAAAGTACTGACTCCCAGAAAGAGTCCTCTGATGACCCCGGTACTACAGCTGCAGATGCAGAAAGTGTTGAGAAGACAACTGACGTTTGTAGCAAATTAGATGCTAAAAGTCAAAACACTTCACCGAAAGAGAAGGGAAAGAGCTTGGGAACGCCCCCAAGTGGTTCTGTAAAGCCATACAACACAGTTGTCATGAAACCAGAGTTTCCTAAGTTCAACTCACCAACTTTCAAGGTCACCCCAGTAGTGTTGCATTCAGAGCCTAAACCAGTCACAGAGCAGACCCTGTCTCCAACAAATGAACCACCCCCTCCTGCTTCTGTATCCAGTCCAAAGGAACTGACTGGTACAGCTGAAAGTCAGTCTTCTGTAGGAGAGGACAAGGATCCAACGTTTGAAgaaataattcaagagtttacTGAGTACAACATGGCCATGATGGAAGAGAAAAAAGAGGAAATTAaggaaaaggaacaaaaagacTCTGTTGAGTCGTCATCAGAAAGTGTGAGACATGACATGGAACAAGACACGGCTCAGAAAAAAATGGCCAGTGAAAAACTTGCAGAGGTTGAAGCTGTAAGTCCAGAAACAACTTCTCGTGGCAAGGAAGAGGTGAAAATGGAAGTGAAGGTCACAGATGATAGTAAGGGAAGTGTGGCTCCTTCTGTGCCCTTCATCAGAGTTTATGTGCGGGATAACCCAGAAGCTGACCAAGTCAAGGCTCCATTTGGACCAGCCTTTGTACCGAAGGCTGACAATGGAAAAGGAAATGGTAAGAGAAAGGCAGAAAAGTCTGTAGCAAGAAGTGAAGTGCAAGGAGAGCAGACAAGAAAGATGAACACTCGAGAGCCCAAGAGAAAGGTTGGACAGTCTGGTTCAAACAAGATTCGGCTGCTGCAGAGGCAGCTGTCAGAATCAGCGGTCCTGTCAGGGGCCCAGAGTGATTCTGCGATTGATTACGAGTGGAAGAACCGCAGAGGAACGTCACTGAAAGAGAAGAAGCTGGCCAACCAAGGCCAGGTCAAGAACCTCAGTATGGCCTTTAGCAGTGGAAACTTGATCCAAGAGAAAAGGAAGGGGCAGACCAAATCTAGTGTCGTAAGGCATACAGAAAAAGTAAGTGAGAACATTCGACTGTTTCAGACAAAGAACGACCCTTCAACAGGCTCCAGGCAGAGAAAGGTGGAGTTCGCACCCTTAGTAGAGTTTTCACACATACGGAGTATCTCAGAAAGCGAGCAGTGTATTAGCCAACATAATGGAGAGAATAGGGACCATGAGAAGGATCGATCATCAACGTTTCCTAGAAGAGAGGTCAGTGTAAAAGCCACCAATAAAAAGCTATCCCGCGTAATTCCAGAGGAAAGAAGTTCAGAAAGCAGTATAGACAGTATGGACAGCAGCAATTCCAACCCAAGACGGAATGGCTTAAAGGGTACGAGAGGATTGAGAAAAGGACTGTCAGCTTCAAAGGAACATTTGGCGAACATTGCCAGTGCGCTCAGTGGCATTGCCCAACAAACCATCCTCTCCtcaacaaagaagaagaacgCTGGGACGGAAGCAGCAAAGGCTGATGGGAACAACTCTGTTGCAGAAGCTGACCTGCAGCGTAGGTTGAACCCACGAGCGAAGAGAACGGTGCAGGAGGTTTCCCAGACGGTTGCTCGTCAGCACGCCTCCCACTCGCCCCAGCTCGGCAGGAGGTTCGACTCCTCCACTGGCCCCCCAGCCTCCTCCATCGAGCAAGCTCGCTGCATCGCGGAAGGGAAGGTCGATGTTGTGCCGCTGTCCAGCAAAGAGGACGACAAGAAATTACATGGAAACAATATCGTCAGAGTGTCCAA ATGCTGA